A window of the Clupea harengus chromosome 8, Ch_v2.0.2, whole genome shotgun sequence genome harbors these coding sequences:
- the crebzf gene encoding uncharacterized protein crebzf isoform X2, which produces MGLYYIPMERSTVTTSWFFKEGTDKMKMITRKRGRTSNSMNDMFKPDVTDVEKALPVQAGPRRDISLEASRSPSEDIELFSLEDFSWVLDKDPLPPLGDIDPFCEAEDGSSTDQDFLVGDPVHTSQRRSTDQATSDFYGRRINKNAIAARINRLKKKEYVCGLEKKVGSLTTENQILKQENGHLNKRVEELENETRYLRAVLANDSMLGTLLSRLSGVNGMKFSTSIFQGAEANDHDYALPSKRVKVEEEETSGGVCLHVDKDHVSVEFCTKCAESASATHKIFFLGATQGEGIPGLRGCNQDVRRRHKTIGYAVRS; this is translated from the exons ATGGGATTGTATTACATTCCTATGGAAAGG AGCACTGTTACGACCTCTTGGTTTTTCAAAGAAGGCACAGATAAGATGAAAATGATTaccagaaagagaggaagaacctCAAACAGCATGAATGATATGTTCAAACCTGATGTCACTGATGTGGAAAAGGCATTGCCAGTTCAAGCAGGTCCTCGCAGAGACATTTCACTGGAGGCCAGCCGTTCTCCCAGCGAGGACATCGAGTTGTTCAGTTTGGAGGATTTCAGCTGGGTGCTTGATAAGGATCCTCTACCCCCTCTTGGAGACATTGACCCATTTTGCGAGGCAGAAGATGGCAGCTCCACGGATCAAGACTTCTTGGTGGGTGATCCTGTGCATACCTCGCAGAGAAGATCAACAGACCAAGCAACATCGGATTTCTATGGTCGTAGGATAAACAAAAATGCAATTGCAGCCCGAATTAATCGCCTGAAGAAAAAAGAATACGTCTGTGGCTTGGAGAAGAAAGTTGGTTCGCTGACGACAGAAAACCAGATCCTCAAGCAAGAAAATGGACACTTGAACAAGAGAGTGGAAGAGCTGGAAAATGAGACTAGGTATCTGAGAGCTGTTCTGGCCAACGACAGCATGTTAGGCACACTGTTATCTAGGCTGAGCGGTGTGAACGGCATGAAATTTTCTACTTCAATTTTCCAGGGTGCAGAGGCGAATGACCACGACTATGCCCTACCCAGCAAGAGGGTgaaggtggaagaggaagagacttCTGGTGGCGTCTGTTTGCACGTGGACAAGGACCATGTCTCTGTGGAGTTCTGCACTAAATGTGCAGAAAGTGCAAGCGCGACACATAAAAT TTTTTTCCTAGGTGCGACCCAGGGTGAGGGGATTCCTGGGCTCCGTGGTTGCAATCAAGATGTGAGAAGACGGCACAAAACGAT TGGATATGCTGTGAGAAGCTGA
- the crebzf gene encoding uncharacterized protein crebzf isoform X1 produces the protein MGLYYIPMERSTVTTSWFFKEGTDKMKMITRKRGRTSNSMNDMFKPDVTDVEKALPVQAGPRRDISLEASRSPSEDIELFSLEDFSWVLDKDPLPPLGDIDPFCEAEDGSSTDQDFLVGDPVHTSQRRSTDQATSDFYGRRINKNAIAARINRLKKKEYVCGLEKKVGSLTTENQILKQENGHLNKRVEELENETRYLRAVLANDSMLGTLLSRLSGVNGMKFSTSIFQGAEANDHDYALPSKRVKVEEEETSGGVCLHVDKDHVSVEFCTKCAESASATHKIFFLGATQGEGIPGLRGCNQDVRRRHKTMYVHHTFLEMQKLISSSDINMT, from the exons ATGGGATTGTATTACATTCCTATGGAAAGG AGCACTGTTACGACCTCTTGGTTTTTCAAAGAAGGCACAGATAAGATGAAAATGATTaccagaaagagaggaagaacctCAAACAGCATGAATGATATGTTCAAACCTGATGTCACTGATGTGGAAAAGGCATTGCCAGTTCAAGCAGGTCCTCGCAGAGACATTTCACTGGAGGCCAGCCGTTCTCCCAGCGAGGACATCGAGTTGTTCAGTTTGGAGGATTTCAGCTGGGTGCTTGATAAGGATCCTCTACCCCCTCTTGGAGACATTGACCCATTTTGCGAGGCAGAAGATGGCAGCTCCACGGATCAAGACTTCTTGGTGGGTGATCCTGTGCATACCTCGCAGAGAAGATCAACAGACCAAGCAACATCGGATTTCTATGGTCGTAGGATAAACAAAAATGCAATTGCAGCCCGAATTAATCGCCTGAAGAAAAAAGAATACGTCTGTGGCTTGGAGAAGAAAGTTGGTTCGCTGACGACAGAAAACCAGATCCTCAAGCAAGAAAATGGACACTTGAACAAGAGAGTGGAAGAGCTGGAAAATGAGACTAGGTATCTGAGAGCTGTTCTGGCCAACGACAGCATGTTAGGCACACTGTTATCTAGGCTGAGCGGTGTGAACGGCATGAAATTTTCTACTTCAATTTTCCAGGGTGCAGAGGCGAATGACCACGACTATGCCCTACCCAGCAAGAGGGTgaaggtggaagaggaagagacttCTGGTGGCGTCTGTTTGCACGTGGACAAGGACCATGTCTCTGTGGAGTTCTGCACTAAATGTGCAGAAAGTGCAAGCGCGACACATAAAAT TTTTTTCCTAGGTGCGACCCAGGGTGAGGGGATTCCTGGGCTCCGTGGTTGCAATCAAGATGTGAGAAGACGGCACAAAACGATGTACGTTCACCACACCTTCCTTGAGATGCAGAAGCTCATTAGTTCATCAGATATAAATATGACCTAA
- the crebzf gene encoding uncharacterized protein crebzf isoform X3 has translation MKMITRKRGRTSNSMNDMFKPDVTDVEKALPVQAGPRRDISLEASRSPSEDIELFSLEDFSWVLDKDPLPPLGDIDPFCEAEDGSSTDQDFLVGDPVHTSQRRSTDQATSDFYGRRINKNAIAARINRLKKKEYVCGLEKKVGSLTTENQILKQENGHLNKRVEELENETRYLRAVLANDSMLGTLLSRLSGVNGMKFSTSIFQGAEANDHDYALPSKRVKVEEEETSGGVCLHVDKDHVSVEFCTKCAESASATHKIFFLGATQGEGIPGLRGCNQDVRRRHKTMYVHHTFLEMQKLISSSDINMT, from the exons ATGAAAATGATTaccagaaagagaggaagaacctCAAACAGCATGAATGATATGTTCAAACCTGATGTCACTGATGTGGAAAAGGCATTGCCAGTTCAAGCAGGTCCTCGCAGAGACATTTCACTGGAGGCCAGCCGTTCTCCCAGCGAGGACATCGAGTTGTTCAGTTTGGAGGATTTCAGCTGGGTGCTTGATAAGGATCCTCTACCCCCTCTTGGAGACATTGACCCATTTTGCGAGGCAGAAGATGGCAGCTCCACGGATCAAGACTTCTTGGTGGGTGATCCTGTGCATACCTCGCAGAGAAGATCAACAGACCAAGCAACATCGGATTTCTATGGTCGTAGGATAAACAAAAATGCAATTGCAGCCCGAATTAATCGCCTGAAGAAAAAAGAATACGTCTGTGGCTTGGAGAAGAAAGTTGGTTCGCTGACGACAGAAAACCAGATCCTCAAGCAAGAAAATGGACACTTGAACAAGAGAGTGGAAGAGCTGGAAAATGAGACTAGGTATCTGAGAGCTGTTCTGGCCAACGACAGCATGTTAGGCACACTGTTATCTAGGCTGAGCGGTGTGAACGGCATGAAATTTTCTACTTCAATTTTCCAGGGTGCAGAGGCGAATGACCACGACTATGCCCTACCCAGCAAGAGGGTgaaggtggaagaggaagagacttCTGGTGGCGTCTGTTTGCACGTGGACAAGGACCATGTCTCTGTGGAGTTCTGCACTAAATGTGCAGAAAGTGCAAGCGCGACACATAAAAT TTTTTTCCTAGGTGCGACCCAGGGTGAGGGGATTCCTGGGCTCCGTGGTTGCAATCAAGATGTGAGAAGACGGCACAAAACGATGTACGTTCACCACACCTTCCTTGAGATGCAGAAGCTCATTAGTTCATCAGATATAAATATGACCTAA
- the crebzf gene encoding uncharacterized protein crebzf isoform X4 translates to MGLYYIPMERSTVTTSWFFKEGTDKMKMITRKRGRTSNSMNDMFKPDVTDVEKALPVQAGPRRDISLEASRSPSEDIELFSLEDFSWVLDKDPLPPLGDIDPFCEAEDGSSTDQDFLVGDPVHTSQRRSTDQATSDFYGRRINKNAIAARINRLKKKEYVCGLEKKVGSLTTENQILKQENGHLNKRVEELENETRVQRRMTTTMPYPARG, encoded by the exons ATGGGATTGTATTACATTCCTATGGAAAGG AGCACTGTTACGACCTCTTGGTTTTTCAAAGAAGGCACAGATAAGATGAAAATGATTaccagaaagagaggaagaacctCAAACAGCATGAATGATATGTTCAAACCTGATGTCACTGATGTGGAAAAGGCATTGCCAGTTCAAGCAGGTCCTCGCAGAGACATTTCACTGGAGGCCAGCCGTTCTCCCAGCGAGGACATCGAGTTGTTCAGTTTGGAGGATTTCAGCTGGGTGCTTGATAAGGATCCTCTACCCCCTCTTGGAGACATTGACCCATTTTGCGAGGCAGAAGATGGCAGCTCCACGGATCAAGACTTCTTGGTGGGTGATCCTGTGCATACCTCGCAGAGAAGATCAACAGACCAAGCAACATCGGATTTCTATGGTCGTAGGATAAACAAAAATGCAATTGCAGCCCGAATTAATCGCCTGAAGAAAAAAGAATACGTCTGTGGCTTGGAGAAGAAAGTTGGTTCGCTGACGACAGAAAACCAGATCCTCAAGCAAGAAAATGGACACTTGAACAAGAGAGTGGAAGAGCTGGAAAATGAGACTAG GGTGCAGAGGCGAATGACCACGACTATGCCCTACCCAGCAAGAGGGTga